The proteins below are encoded in one region of Engystomops pustulosus chromosome 8, aEngPut4.maternal, whole genome shotgun sequence:
- the TAOK2 gene encoding serine/threonine-protein kinase TAO2 isoform X2 has product MPSNARAGSLKDPEVAELFFKDDPEKLFADLREIGHGSFGAVYFARDIRNNEVVAIKKMSYSGKQSNEKWQDIIKEVKFLQKLRHPNTIEYKGCYLREHTAWLVMEYCLGSASDLLEVHKKPLQEVEIAAITHGALQGLAYLHTHNMIHRDVKAGNILLTEPGLVKLGDFGSASIVAPANSFVGTPYWMAPEVILAMDEGQYDGKVDVWSLGITSIELAERKPPLFNMNAMSALYHIAQNESPVLQSNHWSEYFRNFVDSCLQKIPQDRPSSDMLLKHRFLQRERPQTVIMELIQRTKDAVRELDNLQYRKMKKILFQDTQNGPNTETTEEEEESEQFLHCTGTITSMESSQSVPSMSISASSQSSSVNSLADASDDSGEMAMMQEGEHTVTSNSSVIHRLPPHDNIYDDPYQPEMEAQQSSSAARRRAYCRNRDHFATIRTASLVTRQIQEHEQDSALREQMSGYKRMRRQHQKQLMALENKLKSELDEHQQRLDKELEAQRSNFAAETDKLSKKHQAIFEKEAKAAMTEEKKFQQHILGQQKKELTNLLESQKRQYKIRKEQLKEELQENQSTPKREKQEWLLRQKESMQHYQAEEEANLLRRQRQYFELQCRQYKRKMLLARHNLDQDLLREELNKKQTQRDLECAMLLRQHECTQELEFRHLQMLQHTRSELIRLQHQTELGNQLEYNKRREQELRQKHAAEVRQQPKSLKSKELQIKRQFQDTCKIQTRQYKALRNHLLETTPKSEHKSILKRLKDEQTRKLAILAEQYDHSINEMLSTQALRLDETQESEYQELRIQLQKELELLNAYQSKIKIHTEAQHEREIKELEQRVSIRRALLEQRIEEEMLALQSERSERIRSLLERQAREIEAFDSESMRLGFSNMALTGIPAEAFNQGYPAPPPGWPSRPVPRSGSHWSHGVQNTGAPQLWRQPTLLAPPSSSWGLHPPGSSSAMPSSSSSSSSSASPSSSSGRAGLLLLRNSPQPLRRGAPGGPSESGLSRSTSVTSQLSNGSHLSYS; this is encoded by the exons CTGGTGATGGAGTACTGCCTGGGATCTGCTTCCGACCTCCTGGAGG TTCACAAGAAGCCCCTTCAGGAGGTGGAGATCGCTGCTATTACCCATGGTGCACTCCAGGGTCTGGCCTACCTCCACACCCACAACATGATCCACAG AGATGTGAAGGCTGGGAATATCCTCCTGACAGAGCCGGGGCTGGTCAAGCTGGGGGATTTCGGTTCTGCTTCCATAGTGGCTCCAGCTAATTCGTTTGTGGGGACCCCGTACTG GATGGCTCCGGAGGTGATTCTTGCCATGGATGAGGGGCAGTATGACGGGAAGGTAGACGTGTGGTCCCTGGGGATCACAAGCATTGAGTTAG CTGAGAGGAAACCACCGCTGTTTAATATGAATGCTATGAGTGCCTTATACCACATCGCTCAGAACGAGTCTCCTGTCCTGCAGTCCAATCACTG GTCTGAATATTTCCGGAACTTTGTGGATTCATGTCTCCAGAAGATTCCCCAGGACCGGCCTAGTTCTGACATGCTGCTTAAG CATCGTTTCCTGCAAAGGGAAAGGCCACAAACCGTAATCATGGAACTGATCCAGCGCACAAAAGATGCAGTGAGGGAGCTCGACAACCTGCAGTACCGCAAGATGAAGAAGATCCTCTTCCAGGACACCCAGAATGGGCCAAACACTGAgaccactgaggaggaggag GAGTCTGAGCAGTTTCTCCATTGCACGGGTACAATAACCAGCATGGAGAGCAGCCAGTCTGTGCCCAGCATGTCCATCAGCGCCAGCAGTCAGAGCAGCTCGGTGAACAGCCTGGCTGACGCCTCCGATGACAGCGGAGAGATGGCCATGATGCAGGAGGGCGAGCACACCGTCACCTCCAACAGCTCCGTCATACACCGGCTGCCG CCTCACGACAACATCTACGATGATCCATACCAGCCAGAGATGGAGGCTCAGCAGTCATCCTCTGCCGCACGCAGGAGGGCATACTGCCGCAACAGGGACCACTTTGCCACGATCCGCACAGCCTCGCTG GTGACGCGGCAAATCCAGGAACATGAGCAGGATTCAGCATTACGGGAACAAATGTCTGGGTAcaagcgcatgcgcagacagcaccAGAAGCAGCTTATGGCGCTGGAGAACAAGCTGAAGTCCGAGCTGGATGAGCACCAGCAACGCCTGGACAAAGAGCTGGAAGCGCAGAGGAGCAACTTCGCTGCGGAGACTGATAAACTGTCCAAGAAGCACCAGGCCATCTTTGAGAAGGAG GCCAAGGCTGCCATGACTGAAGAGAAGAAGTTTCAGCAGCACATCCTGGGCCAGCAGAAGAAGGAGCTGACAAACCTGCTGGAGAGCCAGAAGCGACAGTACAAGATCCGCAAGGAGCAGCTGAAGGAG GAACTACAGGAGAACCAGAGCACCCCGAAGCGGGAGAAGCAGGAATGGCTGCTCCGCCAGAAGGAGAGTATGCAGCACTACCAGGCCGAGGAGGAGGCCAATCTTTTACGCCGGCAGCGCCAGTACTTTGAGCTCCAGTGTCGACAGTACAAGCGCAAGATGCTTCTGGCCCGGCACAATCTGGATCAGGATCTCCTGAGAGAG GAACTGAACAAGAAGCAGACCCAGCGGGACCTGGAATGTGCCATGCTTCTGCGCCAGCACGAGTGCACTCAGGAGCTGGAGTTCCGGCACCTGCAGATGCTGCAGCACACTCGCAGCGAGCTCATCCGTCTCCAGCATCAGACGGAGCTGGGCAACCAGCTGGAGTACAACAAGCGCCGAGAGCAGGAACTACGGCAGAAACACGCCGCGGAGGTCCGGCAGCAACCCAAGAGCCTCAAA TCTAAGGAGCTTCAGATAAAGCGTCAGTTCCAGGACACGTGCAAGATCCAGACGCGGCAGTACAAGGCGCTGCgcaaccacctgctggagaccaccCCCAAGAGCGAGCACAAGAGCATCCTCAAGAGGCTGAAGGACGAGCAGACCCGCAAGCTGGCGATCCTGGCCGAGCAGTACGACCACAGCATCAACGAAATGCTCTCCACACAAGCC CTCCGACTGGATGAGACCCAGGAGTCGGAATACCAGGAGCTGCGGATCCAGCTGCAGAAAGAACTGGAACTGCTGAACGCCTACCAGAGCAAGATCAAGATCCACACCGAGGCGCAGCACGAGCGCGAGATCAAGGAGCTGGAGCAGCGCGTGTCCATCCGCCGGGCACTGCTGGAGCAGAGG ATAGAGGAGGAGATGCTCGCCCTGCAGAGCGAACGCTCGGAGCGGATCCGCAGCCTCCTGGAGCGCCAGGCCCGGGAGATCGAAGCCTTCGACTCTGAGAGCATGCGACTAGGATTCAGCAACATGGCGCTGACTGGAATCCCTGCGGAGGCGTTCAACCAGGGCTACCCCGCGCCTCCCCCCGGCTGGCCCTCCCGTCCTGTGCCCCGCAGCGGCTCGCACTGGAGCCACGGGGTGCAAAATACTGGAGCACCTCAACTCTGGCGCCAACCCACACTACTAGCCCCTCCCTCCTCATCATGGGGCCTGCACCCCCCCGGCTCCTCCTCCGCCatgccttcctcctcctcctcttcttcctcctctgcctCGCCGTCCTCCTCCAGCGGCCGggccggcctcctcctcctgcgtaACAGCCCCCAACCCCTGAGGAGAGGGGCGCCGGGGGGACCCTCAGAGTCGGGGCTGAGCCGCAGCACCAGTGTCACGTCTCAGCTCTCTAACGGCTCCCACCTCTCGTACTCCTGA
- the TAOK2 gene encoding serine/threonine-protein kinase TAO2 isoform X1 yields MPSNARAGSLKDPEVAELFFKDDPEKLFADLREIGHGSFGAVYFARDIRNNEVVAIKKMSYSGKQSNEKWQDIIKEVKFLQKLRHPNTIEYKGCYLREHTAWLVMEYCLGSASDLLEVHKKPLQEVEIAAITHGALQGLAYLHTHNMIHRDVKAGNILLTEPGLVKLGDFGSASIVAPANSFVGTPYWMAPEVILAMDEGQYDGKVDVWSLGITSIELAERKPPLFNMNAMSALYHIAQNESPVLQSNHWSEYFRNFVDSCLQKIPQDRPSSDMLLKHRFLQRERPQTVIMELIQRTKDAVRELDNLQYRKMKKILFQDTQNGPNTETTEEEEESEQFLHCTGTITSMESSQSVPSMSISASSQSSSVNSLADASDDSGEMAMMQEGEHTVTSNSSVIHRLPPHDNIYDDPYQPEMEAQQSSSAARRRAYCRNRDHFATIRTASLVTRQIQEHEQDSALREQMSGYKRMRRQHQKQLMALENKLKSELDEHQQRLDKELEAQRSNFAAETDKLSKKHQAIFEKEAKAAMTEEKKFQQHILGQQKKELTNLLESQKRQYKIRKEQLKEELQENQSTPKREKQEWLLRQKESMQHYQAEEEANLLRRQRQYFELQCRQYKRKMLLARHNLDQDLLREELNKKQTQRDLECAMLLRQHECTQELEFRHLQMLQHTRSELIRLQHQTELGNQLEYNKRREQELRQKHAAEVRQQPKSLKVRPGEEEEEEEEEEEGVEGDSFSLCSSEEEEEEAADVALERSEADGCPDQDAPYFELSSAWAPEPEVSTRPAPSQVSSSLASHAICGALTLLAASRPFCPWSLLPLLLALLTLWRSGPLLDSALVALETLGASLLCGYILLCWVFALSSATFMLLAQSWGALAALAMSYRLRLYYVPVLAIAVGVFTSPGIFLSIFLAAGSLGRPAGQWLKGWPKRSRRLWLRALLRLPRPLFRVLQRCGAAGEGGLFYLFPKTYKGGFRSRIPVPASRSSAGNHKPSWWWRLTRTPSQVAKTLNDGLTKGVRRLCGVLPPLALMYMTKMKLIREEKPSRIPRLLSREQRRRADAKSREQRAPPIGRSAGRVSTARRSHPPIPWR; encoded by the exons CTGGTGATGGAGTACTGCCTGGGATCTGCTTCCGACCTCCTGGAGG TTCACAAGAAGCCCCTTCAGGAGGTGGAGATCGCTGCTATTACCCATGGTGCACTCCAGGGTCTGGCCTACCTCCACACCCACAACATGATCCACAG AGATGTGAAGGCTGGGAATATCCTCCTGACAGAGCCGGGGCTGGTCAAGCTGGGGGATTTCGGTTCTGCTTCCATAGTGGCTCCAGCTAATTCGTTTGTGGGGACCCCGTACTG GATGGCTCCGGAGGTGATTCTTGCCATGGATGAGGGGCAGTATGACGGGAAGGTAGACGTGTGGTCCCTGGGGATCACAAGCATTGAGTTAG CTGAGAGGAAACCACCGCTGTTTAATATGAATGCTATGAGTGCCTTATACCACATCGCTCAGAACGAGTCTCCTGTCCTGCAGTCCAATCACTG GTCTGAATATTTCCGGAACTTTGTGGATTCATGTCTCCAGAAGATTCCCCAGGACCGGCCTAGTTCTGACATGCTGCTTAAG CATCGTTTCCTGCAAAGGGAAAGGCCACAAACCGTAATCATGGAACTGATCCAGCGCACAAAAGATGCAGTGAGGGAGCTCGACAACCTGCAGTACCGCAAGATGAAGAAGATCCTCTTCCAGGACACCCAGAATGGGCCAAACACTGAgaccactgaggaggaggag GAGTCTGAGCAGTTTCTCCATTGCACGGGTACAATAACCAGCATGGAGAGCAGCCAGTCTGTGCCCAGCATGTCCATCAGCGCCAGCAGTCAGAGCAGCTCGGTGAACAGCCTGGCTGACGCCTCCGATGACAGCGGAGAGATGGCCATGATGCAGGAGGGCGAGCACACCGTCACCTCCAACAGCTCCGTCATACACCGGCTGCCG CCTCACGACAACATCTACGATGATCCATACCAGCCAGAGATGGAGGCTCAGCAGTCATCCTCTGCCGCACGCAGGAGGGCATACTGCCGCAACAGGGACCACTTTGCCACGATCCGCACAGCCTCGCTG GTGACGCGGCAAATCCAGGAACATGAGCAGGATTCAGCATTACGGGAACAAATGTCTGGGTAcaagcgcatgcgcagacagcaccAGAAGCAGCTTATGGCGCTGGAGAACAAGCTGAAGTCCGAGCTGGATGAGCACCAGCAACGCCTGGACAAAGAGCTGGAAGCGCAGAGGAGCAACTTCGCTGCGGAGACTGATAAACTGTCCAAGAAGCACCAGGCCATCTTTGAGAAGGAG GCCAAGGCTGCCATGACTGAAGAGAAGAAGTTTCAGCAGCACATCCTGGGCCAGCAGAAGAAGGAGCTGACAAACCTGCTGGAGAGCCAGAAGCGACAGTACAAGATCCGCAAGGAGCAGCTGAAGGAG GAACTACAGGAGAACCAGAGCACCCCGAAGCGGGAGAAGCAGGAATGGCTGCTCCGCCAGAAGGAGAGTATGCAGCACTACCAGGCCGAGGAGGAGGCCAATCTTTTACGCCGGCAGCGCCAGTACTTTGAGCTCCAGTGTCGACAGTACAAGCGCAAGATGCTTCTGGCCCGGCACAATCTGGATCAGGATCTCCTGAGAGAG GAACTGAACAAGAAGCAGACCCAGCGGGACCTGGAATGTGCCATGCTTCTGCGCCAGCACGAGTGCACTCAGGAGCTGGAGTTCCGGCACCTGCAGATGCTGCAGCACACTCGCAGCGAGCTCATCCGTCTCCAGCATCAGACGGAGCTGGGCAACCAGCTGGAGTACAACAAGCGCCGAGAGCAGGAACTACGGCAGAAACACGCCGCGGAGGTCCGGCAGCAACCCAAGAGCCTCAAAGTAaggccaggggaggaggaggaggaggaggaggaggaagaggagggggtagagggagactccttcagcctctgcagctctgaggaggaggaggaggaagcagcagATGTGGCATTAGAGCGCAGCGAGGCCGATGGGTGTCCAGACCAGGACGCTCCTTACTTTGAGCTGTCGTCTGCCTGGGCACCAGAGCCGGAGGTTTCTACCCGTCCGGCACCTTCACAGGTCTCCTCCTCGCTGGCCAGTCATGCCATCTGCGGTGCCCTGACTCTGCTGGCAGCCTCCAGACCTTTCTGCCCTTGGTCGCTGCTTCCTCTTCTGCTGGCTCTCCTCACCCTCTGGAGATCGGGGCCCCTGTTAGACTCTGCACTAGTGGCCCTAGAGACGCTTGGCGCCAGCCTCCTGTGCGGGTACATCCTCCTGTGCTGGGTCTTTGCTCTGAGCTCTGCCACCTTCATGTTGCTGGCTCAGAGCTGGGGGGCGCTGGCTGCGCTGGCAATGAGTTACAGGCTCAGATTATATTATGTGCCCGTTCTGGCGATTGCTGTGGGGGTCTTCACATCCCCAGGGATTTTCCTCTCCATCTTTCTGGCGGCTGGTTCCCTGGGCCGGCCTGCAGGCCAGTGGCTCAAAGGATGGCCCAAAAGATCTCGGCGGCTTTGGCTGCGGGCGCTGCTGCGGCTGCCCCGGCCTCTGTTCAGGGTTCTCCAGCGCTGTGGGGCTGCGGGCGAGGGAGGGCTCTTCTACCTCTTCCCTAAAACCTATAAAGGCGGCTTCCGGAGCCGGATACCTGTGCCTGCCAGCCGCTCCTCTGCAGGGAACCATAAGCCCTCGTGGTGGTGGAGGCTCACGAGGACCCCCTCCCAGGTGGCCAAGACTCTAAATGATGGCCTAACCAAGGGTGTGCGCAGGCTGTGCGGTGTCCTGCCCCCTCTCGCCCTCATGTACATGACCAAAATGAAGCTGATAAGAGAGGAGAAGCCCAGCCGCATCCCCAGACTCCTGAGCCGAGAGCAGCGGCGGAGGGCGGACGCCAAGAGCAGGGAGCAGAGGGCGCCCCCCATAGGAAGGTCAGCGGGAAGGGTCAGCACCGCCAGACGATCACACCCTCCTATACCATGGCGCTGA